The following are from one region of the Polaribacter marinaquae genome:
- the ung gene encoding uracil-DNA glycosylase, with product MQLKIADSWKNILQNEFDKPYFKELLNFVDEEYKNHQCFPKKEDIFAAFDYCSFDDLKVVIIGQDPYHDENQANGLCFSVQDNMKHPPSLKNIFKEISTDLNQEIPESGNLEKWAKQGVLLLNATLTVRAHEAGSHQKKGWETFTDAIIKQISNEKENVVFLLWGKFAESKSKLIDIKKHTILTAPHPSPLGAWRGWFGSKHFSKTNKILQKLQKTTIKW from the coding sequence ATTTGATAAACCTTATTTTAAAGAGTTGCTCAATTTTGTAGATGAAGAATATAAAAATCATCAATGTTTTCCTAAAAAAGAAGATATTTTTGCTGCTTTCGATTATTGTTCTTTCGATGATTTAAAGGTTGTTATTATTGGTCAAGATCCATATCACGACGAAAATCAAGCAAATGGTTTGTGCTTTTCTGTACAAGATAATATGAAACACCCGCCTTCGTTAAAAAATATTTTTAAAGAGATTTCTACGGATTTAAATCAAGAAATTCCAGAAAGTGGAAACTTAGAAAAATGGGCAAAACAAGGCGTTTTATTATTAAATGCAACACTAACAGTTAGAGCGCACGAAGCCGGAAGTCATCAGAAAAAAGGATGGGAAACCTTTACAGATGCTATAATTAAACAAATTTCTAATGAAAAAGAAAATGTAGTTTTTTTACTTTGGGGTAAATTTGCTGAAAGTAAATCTAAATTGATTGATATAAAAAAACATACAATTCTTACTGCGCCACATCCTTCTCCTTTAGGCGCATGGAGAGGTTGGTTTGGTTCTAAACATTTTTCTAAAACCAATAAAATTCTTCAAAAATTACAGAAAACTACGATAAAATGGTAG